A window of Sphingomonas sp. Leaf357 contains these coding sequences:
- a CDS encoding DegT/DnrJ/EryC1/StrS family aminotransferase, with the protein MTRYPLIAPNPPRLSEHGDALRRIEASGVFSNNGAEVRGFERDVTDRLFGGHGASLAVANATLGLMIAIKHAAMQAGRPDGLAVMPSLTFAATGQAALWSGLTPLICDVDSEDWSACALAEERLLETHRDRISVLLPYATFGNAIDLDRYAWLQQKYRVGVVIDAASSLGTVDDAGHGFGHDAPFAIVYSMHATKTFAVAEGGLIHSGDAALIDQLRAMTNFGFEGSRSATLPGINAKLPEVVAVLAQAKLEEIESICDARVALEVAYRAGLSGFQLQKVQGRRRAMQFMPVLLPRALAHKRDAITAAMDASGVGTGRYFSPHLAEQPLFKATAIIDPTPVSDDVGGRMISLPITDAMTAADATAVAAIFTRICAEAGATVAAPVSAGARTRPIARTLIVGGGPAGTALLTSATKRGQLGAFAKGLVVVERDAAIGGGRLGRYAITSDSTATTFLTAVKDNPYPEIAAILDHPAGKAVARYTDAIGVPLVEAGPLIRATGDRLGDIVAANGGEVLTGHEALGTRRVEGGLWSTRLRNRADGSEFDQLSHNVVIATGGHQPLDRLAAQQVAGASLVAQAGDRLLQSDEVLALGGMAKVADLLSGKRAPKIVVIGGSTSALATIFLILKTAPAIPFGENGITLLHRRPLRPFYPSIAAAEAEGFTDFTADDICPVSGFVYRLAGFRLEARELVLRMLGVDGRVADPRIRGHRIAGPDDAVARSALAEADIVIAALGYRPHALPVADTNGTPIDLAAAHDRAMVDKHCRVVDVTGAPIPGLFGIGLAAGFVPWGRLGGEASFSGQANGLWQWQNDVGQMIVDQVLGELMVEDAAPRRAVA; encoded by the coding sequence ATGACCCGCTACCCGCTCATCGCCCCCAACCCGCCCCGCCTCAGCGAACACGGAGACGCCCTCCGCCGCATCGAGGCATCGGGCGTGTTCAGCAACAACGGCGCGGAGGTGCGCGGGTTCGAACGCGACGTGACCGATCGGCTGTTCGGCGGGCACGGTGCCAGCCTCGCCGTCGCCAATGCGACGCTCGGGCTGATGATCGCGATAAAGCATGCCGCGATGCAGGCCGGTCGCCCCGATGGCCTCGCCGTGATGCCCAGCCTGACCTTCGCCGCGACCGGACAGGCCGCGCTCTGGTCCGGCCTCACCCCGCTGATCTGCGATGTCGATTCCGAAGACTGGAGCGCCTGCGCACTGGCCGAGGAACGCCTGCTCGAAACCCATCGGGACAGGATCTCGGTCCTGCTCCCCTACGCCACCTTCGGCAACGCGATCGATCTCGATCGCTACGCCTGGCTGCAACAGAAATATCGGGTCGGCGTGGTGATTGATGCCGCCTCCTCGCTCGGCACGGTCGACGATGCCGGCCACGGTTTCGGCCATGATGCGCCGTTCGCCATCGTCTATTCGATGCACGCCACCAAAACCTTCGCGGTGGCGGAGGGCGGGCTGATCCATAGCGGCGACGCGGCCCTGATCGATCAGTTGCGGGCGATGACCAATTTCGGATTCGAGGGCAGCCGCAGCGCCACCCTGCCCGGCATCAACGCCAAGCTGCCGGAGGTCGTCGCGGTGCTGGCGCAGGCCAAGCTGGAAGAAATCGAGTCGATCTGCGACGCCCGCGTCGCACTGGAGGTCGCCTATCGCGCCGGCCTGTCCGGTTTCCAGCTTCAGAAGGTACAGGGCCGCCGCCGCGCGATGCAGTTCATGCCCGTGCTGCTGCCCCGCGCGCTCGCCCACAAACGCGACGCGATCACCGCCGCGATGGACGCCTCCGGCGTCGGCACCGGGCGCTATTTCAGCCCGCACCTCGCCGAACAGCCATTGTTCAAGGCGACCGCGATCATCGATCCGACCCCCGTGTCCGACGATGTCGGCGGGCGCATGATTTCGCTGCCGATCACCGACGCGATGACCGCCGCCGACGCCACCGCCGTCGCCGCGATCTTCACCCGCATCTGCGCCGAGGCCGGCGCGACCGTTGCCGCCCCAGTGTCTGCCGGGGCCCGCACCCGCCCGATCGCCCGCACGCTGATCGTCGGCGGCGGCCCCGCCGGCACCGCCTTGCTCACCTCGGCCACCAAGCGTGGCCAGCTCGGCGCTTTCGCGAAAGGCCTCGTCGTGGTCGAGCGCGACGCCGCGATCGGCGGCGGGCGCCTCGGCCGCTACGCGATCACCTCGGACAGCACCGCGACCACCTTCCTGACGGCGGTGAAGGACAATCCCTATCCGGAGATCGCCGCGATCCTCGATCATCCGGCGGGCAAGGCCGTCGCGCGCTATACCGATGCGATCGGCGTGCCGTTGGTCGAGGCCGGTCCGCTGATCCGCGCCACCGGCGACCGGCTCGGCGATATCGTTGCCGCGAACGGCGGCGAGGTGCTGACCGGACACGAAGCGCTCGGCACGCGCCGGGTGGAGGGCGGCCTGTGGTCCACCCGCCTGCGCAACCGCGCCGACGGCAGCGAGTTCGATCAGCTCTCGCACAATGTCGTCATCGCCACCGGCGGCCACCAGCCGCTCGACCGCCTCGCCGCGCAGCAGGTCGCGGGCGCATCGCTCGTCGCGCAGGCCGGCGACCGCCTGCTCCAGTCGGACGAGGTGCTGGCCCTGGGCGGCATGGCCAAGGTCGCCGATCTCCTGTCGGGCAAGCGCGCGCCGAAGATCGTCGTGATCGGCGGATCGACCAGCGCGCTCGCCACGATCTTCCTGATCCTCAAGACCGCGCCCGCGATCCCGTTCGGCGAGAACGGCATCACCTTGCTTCACCGCCGCCCCTTGCGCCCCTTCTACCCCTCGATCGCGGCGGCGGAGGCGGAGGGCTTCACCGATTTCACGGCCGACGACATCTGTCCGGTCAGCGGCTTCGTCTACCGTCTCGCCGGCTTTCGGCTTGAAGCGCGCGAACTGGTCCTACGCATGCTCGGCGTCGACGGCCGGGTCGCCGATCCGCGCATCCGGGGCCACCGCATCGCCGGCCCCGACGACGCCGTCGCCCGCAGCGCTTTGGCCGAGGCGGACATCGTCATCGCCGCGCTCGGATACCGCCCGCACGCGCTGCCCGTCGCCGATACGAACGGCACGCCGATCGATCTCGCCGCCGCGCACGATCGCGCGATGGTCGACAAGCATTGCCGCGTCGTCGATGTCACCGGGGCTCCCATCCCCGGCCTGTTCGGCATCGGCCTCGCCGCCGGCTTCGTGCCCTGGGGCCGACTGGGCGGCGAGGCGAGCTTTTCGGGGCAGGCCAACGGCCTGTGGCAATGGCAGAACGATGTCGGCCAGATGATCGTCGATCAGGTGCTCGGCGAACTTATGGTCGAAGACGCCGCCCCGCGACGCGCCGTCGCATGA
- a CDS encoding glycosyltransferase family 2 protein, with protein sequence MSMAPTVSVIMAAYNGAALIPETVASLQAQTLTDFEVVIVDDCSTDNTRHVLRAINDPRFRVIEAEVNQGPVRTRNTAVTHARGRYLAGLDQDDLCLPERFAKQVAYLDANPDTVLVGTGAAWLDDGIVTSAPRTAVSTPALIEWLLRIENPLVWSSVMVRASAASDPFTDPVRLYAEDFDLYQRMSRIGRIARLDEELVIYRRHAGGASQRYTETMTANAARVLADSYVSVFGDESDAAAWLIVRHMMAHAPIPDRATLAALGEVLTKLQADFLATHEIDAESLKMIRWETARRWGRVGRIALRSGTLTLADIVSARPDHLGMGYQGMEELVLSRLIGTARAAKRRYS encoded by the coding sequence ATGAGCATGGCACCGACCGTCAGCGTCATCATGGCCGCCTATAACGGCGCGGCGCTGATCCCCGAAACCGTCGCCAGCCTGCAGGCGCAGACGCTGACCGATTTCGAGGTCGTCATCGTCGACGATTGCTCGACCGACAACACCCGCCACGTGCTGCGCGCGATAAACGACCCGCGCTTCCGCGTCATCGAGGCGGAGGTCAATCAGGGCCCGGTGCGCACCCGCAACACCGCCGTCACCCACGCGCGCGGCCGCTATCTCGCCGGGCTCGACCAGGACGATCTCTGCCTGCCCGAACGGTTCGCGAAACAGGTCGCCTATCTCGACGCCAATCCCGATACCGTGCTGGTCGGCACCGGCGCGGCCTGGCTCGACGACGGCATCGTCACCTCCGCCCCGCGCACCGCCGTCTCCACGCCCGCCCTGATCGAATGGCTGCTGCGGATCGAGAATCCGCTCGTCTGGTCCTCGGTGATGGTCCGCGCCTCGGCGGCCAGCGATCCGTTCACCGATCCGGTGCGTCTCTATGCCGAGGATTTCGATCTCTACCAGCGCATGAGCCGCATCGGCCGCATCGCCCGGCTCGACGAGGAACTGGTGATCTACCGCCGCCACGCCGGCGGCGCATCGCAGCGCTACACCGAGACGATGACCGCCAACGCCGCCCGCGTCCTCGCCGACAGCTATGTGTCCGTCTTCGGAGACGAATCGGACGCCGCCGCGTGGCTGATCGTCCGCCACATGATGGCGCACGCCCCGATCCCCGACCGCGCCACCCTCGCCGCGCTCGGCGAGGTGCTCACGAAACTGCAGGCCGATTTCCTCGCCACGCACGAGATCGACGCCGAAAGCCTGAAGATGATCCGCTGGGAAACCGCCCGCCGCTGGGGGCGTGTCGGCCGCATCGCGCTGCGCAGCGGCACGCTCACGCTCGCCGACATCGTGTCGGCCCGGCCCGACCATCTCGGCATGGGCTATCAGGGCATGGAGGAACTCGTCCTCTCCCGCCTGATCGGCACCGCCCGCGCGGCGAAACGCCGCTATAGTTGA
- a CDS encoding response regulator, which produces MRVLLVEDDTTLADGIARALRAENFAVDVAANGEDGGHLGATELYDVAILDLGLPKRDGLSVLRDWRAAGRDLPVLILTARDGWSEKVEGFKAGADDYLTKPFRIEEVVMRLRALVRRAAGHASARVTCGPLAFDAQLGTFELDGLPLKLTAFEWRVLSQLMLRREVVIERADLIERVYEGDADVDSNSVEVIIGRLRRKIGAEMIETVRGRGYRLTAGTTGA; this is translated from the coding sequence ATGCGCGTATTGCTGGTCGAGGACGACACCACACTCGCCGACGGCATCGCCCGCGCCCTGCGCGCGGAGAATTTCGCCGTCGATGTCGCGGCCAACGGCGAAGACGGCGGCCATCTCGGCGCGACCGAACTCTATGACGTCGCGATCCTCGATCTCGGCCTGCCCAAACGCGATGGCCTGTCCGTGCTGCGCGACTGGCGCGCCGCCGGGCGCGACCTGCCCGTGCTGATCCTCACCGCGCGCGACGGCTGGTCGGAAAAGGTCGAGGGGTTCAAGGCCGGGGCCGACGATTACCTGACCAAGCCGTTCCGCATCGAGGAGGTCGTGATGCGCCTGCGCGCGCTGGTCCGCCGCGCCGCCGGCCATGCCTCGGCGCGCGTCACCTGCGGCCCGCTCGCGTTCGACGCGCAGCTCGGCACGTTCGAACTGGACGGCCTGCCGCTGAAGCTCACCGCGTTCGAATGGCGCGTCCTCTCGCAACTCATGCTCCGCCGCGAGGTCGTGATCGAACGCGCCGACCTGATCGAGCGGGTCTATGAAGGCGATGCCGATGTCGACTCCAATTCGGTCGAGGTGATCATCGGCCGCCTGCGTCGCAAGATCGGCGCGGAGATGATCGAAACGGTGCGCGGGCGCGGCTACCGGCTGACGGCGGGCACGACCGGCGCATGA
- a CDS encoding sensor histidine kinase yields MRRWLTSLRGRLLLIAFASTLAALLFAGFAIGHVLERVVMRSLDDRLDAQILVLARAVRPDGDLDPARAIDLPDFGVAGSGWAWRVDGPAGHWTSAAGAPDLPRVEPPHPGRDPDDRAERGDRREGPRPERDGIRPGEIEGPAGERLHSRQFVLATPAGPVAIAASGPRRVVAAPLREALLPLLASLVILGAGLALATLVQLRFGLRPLGRLRTALAEVRAGRLRHVPADQPEELAGVVSELNALIDQNEAGLAAARRHVSNLAHGMKTPLAALALKLGEDGRDPDGSLSAMVAEVDARVRHHLGRARAATPAGRSRTRTALAPAVADLSAVLDRLHADRPVTTEIHIPADLSLAVDPQDLDEMLGNLLDNARRHARAALAVTATPHHQMAAIRIEDDGPGLPDAAMHDALVPGQRLDEAGEGYGFGLSIVQELAELNGGTLALARSQRPGWGLAVTLTLPVST; encoded by the coding sequence ATGAGGCGCTGGCTTACCTCGCTGCGCGGCCGCCTGCTGCTGATCGCCTTCGCCTCGACGCTCGCCGCCCTGCTGTTCGCCGGCTTCGCGATCGGCCATGTCCTCGAACGCGTCGTGATGCGCAGCCTGGACGACCGGCTCGACGCGCAGATCCTGGTGCTGGCCCGCGCCGTCCGCCCCGACGGCGATCTCGATCCCGCGCGCGCGATCGACCTGCCCGATTTCGGTGTCGCCGGGTCGGGTTGGGCGTGGCGCGTCGACGGCCCCGCCGGCCATTGGACCAGCGCGGCGGGCGCACCGGATCTGCCGCGGGTCGAACCCCCGCATCCCGGTCGCGATCCCGACGATCGCGCCGAACGCGGCGATCGTCGCGAAGGCCCGCGCCCCGAGCGCGACGGCATCCGCCCCGGCGAGATCGAAGGCCCGGCCGGCGAACGCCTCCATTCGCGCCAGTTCGTCCTGGCCACGCCCGCCGGACCGGTCGCCATCGCCGCCTCCGGCCCGCGCCGCGTCGTCGCCGCGCCGCTGCGCGAGGCGTTGCTGCCTTTGCTCGCCTCGCTCGTCATCCTCGGCGCCGGCCTGGCACTCGCCACGCTCGTCCAGTTGCGCTTCGGCCTGCGACCGCTCGGCCGACTGCGCACCGCGCTCGCCGAAGTCCGCGCCGGGCGTCTGCGCCACGTCCCCGCCGACCAGCCCGAGGAACTCGCCGGCGTGGTGAGCGAACTCAACGCGCTGATCGACCAGAACGAGGCCGGGCTCGCCGCCGCGCGCCGCCACGTCTCGAACCTCGCGCACGGCATGAAGACGCCGCTCGCCGCGCTGGCGCTCAAGCTCGGCGAGGACGGGCGCGATCCCGATGGCAGCCTGTCGGCGATGGTCGCGGAGGTCGATGCCCGCGTCCGCCACCATCTCGGTCGCGCGCGCGCCGCCACCCCTGCCGGACGCAGCCGCACGCGAACCGCGCTCGCCCCCGCCGTCGCCGATCTTTCCGCCGTGCTCGATCGCCTCCACGCCGACCGACCGGTCACCACCGAAATCCACATCCCCGCCGATCTATCGCTCGCGGTCGACCCACAGGATCTGGACGAGATGCTCGGCAATCTGCTCGACAATGCCCGCCGCCACGCCCGCGCTGCCTTGGCGGTCACCGCCACCCCGCACCACCAGATGGCGGCGATCCGCATCGAGGATGACGGCCCCGGCCTCCCCGACGCTGCGATGCACGACGCGCTCGTCCCCGGCCAACGCCTTGACGAGGCCGGCGAGGGCTACGGCTTCGGCCTGTCGATCGTGCAGGAACTCGCCGAACTCAACGGCGGCACGCTCGCCCTTGCCCGATCGCAACGCCCAGGCTGGGGCTTGGCCGTTACCTTGACGCTGCCGGTCTCCACCTGA
- a CDS encoding PAS domain-containing sensor histidine kinase encodes MSASSMGLWEVIGQSDQAPICAFDHEFRLIAFNRAHSDEFFRIYNHRVQIGEVFPDLFLPEQAPVIRGFMARALAGEVFNVTEEFGDPDLNKPYWDISYAPLRDESGAIIGAFHHAKDISDRLRAEAALYAAEDALRQSQKMEAVGQLTGGVAHDFNNLLTIVQSAVEMLKLPNQKEERRARYVGAIGEAVGRASKLTQQLLAFARRQALKPTVFDVGDNIRSIGEMMQTLAGSRITIEIDVPDASFAINADTSQFDTALVNMTVNARDAMNGEGRLIVSARAVQGIPALRERAAVPGDYVAVTITDTGGGIAVDQRARIFEPFFTTKPVGSGTGLGLSQVFGFARQSGGDIQVESEVGAGSSFTLYLPQVKGIARAEAVTAAPAAEGDPTTVPCVLVVEDNAEVAASTVDALDQLGFTTVLATNGVEGLAEVTADAARFDVVFSDVVMPGMTGMEMGRAIREMNLGLPVVLASGYSHILAANGTDGFELIQKPYSIDHVSRVLRRAAGERIREAA; translated from the coding sequence ATGTCGGCAAGTTCCATGGGGCTTTGGGAAGTGATCGGGCAATCCGATCAGGCACCGATCTGCGCGTTCGATCACGAATTCCGCCTGATCGCCTTCAACCGCGCGCATAGCGACGAATTCTTCCGTATCTACAATCACCGCGTGCAGATCGGTGAAGTCTTCCCCGATCTGTTCCTGCCCGAACAGGCACCGGTGATCCGAGGCTTCATGGCGCGCGCGCTGGCCGGCGAGGTGTTCAACGTCACCGAGGAATTCGGCGACCCCGATCTCAACAAGCCGTATTGGGATATCTCCTATGCGCCGCTGCGCGACGAAAGCGGCGCGATCATCGGCGCGTTCCACCACGCCAAGGACATCAGCGACCGATTGCGCGCCGAGGCGGCCTTGTATGCCGCCGAGGATGCGCTTCGGCAGTCGCAAAAGATGGAGGCGGTTGGCCAGCTGACCGGGGGCGTGGCGCATGATTTCAACAATCTGCTGACGATCGTGCAATCGGCGGTCGAGATGCTGAAGCTGCCCAACCAGAAGGAGGAGCGGCGCGCGCGCTATGTCGGGGCGATCGGCGAGGCGGTGGGGCGGGCGTCGAAGCTGACGCAGCAATTGCTCGCATTCGCCAGACGACAGGCACTGAAACCGACCGTGTTCGATGTCGGCGACAATATCCGTTCGATCGGTGAGATGATGCAGACGCTGGCCGGATCGCGCATCACGATCGAGATCGACGTGCCCGATGCATCGTTCGCGATCAATGCGGACACGAGCCAGTTCGACACGGCATTGGTGAACATGACGGTGAACGCGCGCGACGCGATGAACGGCGAGGGGCGGCTGATCGTCTCCGCGCGCGCGGTGCAGGGCATACCGGCATTGCGCGAACGCGCCGCCGTGCCGGGCGACTATGTCGCGGTGACGATCACCGATACCGGCGGCGGCATCGCGGTGGACCAGCGCGCGCGGATCTTCGAGCCTTTCTTCACCACCAAGCCGGTCGGGTCGGGCACCGGGCTGGGCCTCAGCCAGGTGTTCGGGTTCGCGCGGCAGTCGGGCGGCGACATCCAGGTCGAGAGCGAGGTCGGCGCCGGGAGCAGCTTCACACTGTACCTGCCACAGGTCAAAGGGATCGCGCGCGCCGAGGCGGTGACGGCCGCGCCGGCGGCGGAAGGAGATCCGACGACCGTGCCGTGCGTGCTGGTGGTCGAGGACAATGCCGAGGTCGCGGCGAGCACGGTCGACGCGCTCGACCAATTGGGCTTCACCACGGTGCTGGCGACGAATGGCGTCGAGGGGCTGGCCGAGGTGACGGCGGATGCCGCGCGCTTCGACGTGGTATTCTCGGACGTGGTGATGCCGGGGATGACCGGGATGGAGATGGGCCGCGCGATCCGCGAGATGAACCTGGGCCTGCCGGTGGTGCTGGCCAGCGGTTACAGCCACATCCTGGCGGCGAATGGCACGGACGGGTTCGAACTGATCCAGAAGCCGTATTCGATCGACCATGTCTCGCGCGTGCTGCGCCGCGCGGCGGGGGAGCGGATCCGGGAGGCGGCGTGA
- a CDS encoding TetR/AcrR family transcriptional regulator produces the protein MKQCFASSPTKGRPREFDLDEALTAALRVFWRNGYESASMAELTAEMGITKPSLYAAFGNKEALFHKALDLYEREKLAYTVAALEAPTARGVAERFLLGALEIHMNTGDPKGCMGVISTVTCCGSEAESIKADLTTRRASSEAALIARFERAQAEGELPEGLTPFALTRFLYALLQGMSVQSSSGASCVELRQLVDTTMLVWPTR, from the coding sequence ATGAAACAATGCTTCGCCTCTTCGCCCACCAAGGGCCGCCCCCGGGAATTCGATCTCGACGAGGCGTTGACGGCGGCGCTGCGCGTGTTCTGGCGCAACGGCTATGAGAGCGCCTCGATGGCGGAGCTGACCGCCGAGATGGGCATCACCAAGCCCAGCCTCTATGCCGCGTTCGGCAACAAGGAAGCCTTGTTCCACAAGGCGTTGGACCTCTACGAGCGCGAGAAGCTGGCCTATACCGTGGCCGCGCTCGAGGCGCCGACCGCGCGCGGCGTTGCGGAACGTTTCCTGCTCGGTGCGCTCGAAATTCACATGAACACCGGCGATCCCAAGGGCTGCATGGGTGTGATTTCCACGGTGACGTGCTGCGGGTCCGAGGCCGAGTCGATCAAGGCCGATCTCACGACTCGCCGTGCCTCGTCCGAAGCCGCGCTGATCGCGCGCTTCGAACGCGCCCAGGCGGAGGGCGAACTGCCCGAGGGGCTGACGCCGTTCGCGCTCACGCGGTTCCTCTACGCGCTGCTGCAGGGCATGTCGGTGCAATCGAGTTCGGGGGCCAGCTGCGTCGAATTGCGGCAGCTCGTCGACACCACGATGCTGGTCTGGCCGACCCGCTGA
- a CDS encoding efflux RND transporter periplasmic adaptor subunit, giving the protein MNMITTIEAAEGDTPTRPRRLSGWQRGALLLVPLAIVGGVGAKLIDQSPATAAVAPPPAVTVATPLVRDVNEWDDYIGRFAPSRAVEIRPRVSGEVTGIHFRDGEIVRKGQLLFTIDPRPFAAALSEARANVASAASALALARADLGRATRLVDDEAVSAGEVDALRAKVQASEAALAAAAARVRARALDVEFTQVRAPIAGRISDRRVDAGNQVAGGEGTGGSVLTTINALDPIYFTFDGSEALYLKTQRARQPGAAPAAVEIQLQDETEHRWKGQLDFTDNGLDQRSGTIRGRAVLANPGYFLTPGMFGNMRLSSGGTVKALLVPDSAVQTDQARKLVLTVDAKNAVVAKPVTLGPVVDGLRIIRSGLAPSDRVILTGTQMAMPGAQVAPKPGKIATQISAAPVATQPLAGDATLATR; this is encoded by the coding sequence ATGAACATGATCACCACGATCGAGGCCGCCGAGGGTGACACGCCCACGCGGCCCAGGCGCCTGTCGGGCTGGCAGCGCGGTGCATTGCTGCTCGTGCCGCTCGCCATCGTCGGCGGCGTGGGCGCCAAGCTGATCGACCAGTCCCCCGCGACCGCTGCCGTCGCCCCGCCCCCCGCCGTCACCGTGGCCACGCCTCTGGTGCGCGACGTCAACGAATGGGACGATTATATCGGCCGCTTCGCCCCCAGCCGCGCGGTCGAAATCCGCCCGCGCGTCTCGGGCGAAGTCACCGGCATCCACTTCCGCGACGGCGAGATCGTGCGCAAGGGCCAGTTGCTCTTCACGATCGATCCGCGCCCGTTCGCCGCCGCTCTGTCGGAAGCGCGCGCCAATGTCGCCAGCGCCGCCAGCGCACTGGCACTCGCCCGCGCCGATCTCGGCCGCGCGACACGGCTGGTGGATGACGAGGCGGTTTCGGCCGGCGAAGTCGATGCCCTGCGCGCCAAGGTACAGGCGTCGGAGGCTGCGCTCGCCGCCGCCGCCGCCCGCGTCCGCGCCCGTGCGCTCGACGTCGAGTTCACCCAGGTCCGCGCGCCGATCGCCGGGCGCATCTCGGATCGCCGCGTCGATGCCGGCAACCAGGTCGCCGGCGGCGAGGGCACCGGGGGCAGCGTACTGACGACGATCAACGCGCTCGACCCGATCTACTTCACTTTCGATGGATCGGAGGCGCTGTATCTGAAGACCCAGCGTGCCCGCCAGCCCGGCGCCGCCCCCGCCGCGGTCGAGATCCAGCTGCAGGACGAGACCGAGCATCGCTGGAAGGGCCAGCTCGATTTCACCGACAACGGCCTGGATCAGCGCTCCGGCACGATCCGCGGCCGCGCGGTGCTGGCCAATCCGGGCTATTTCCTTACCCCCGGCATGTTCGGCAACATGCGTCTGTCGAGCGGCGGCACGGTCAAGGCCCTGCTCGTCCCGGATTCGGCGGTGCAGACCGATCAGGCGCGCAAATTGGTGCTCACGGTGGATGCCAAGAACGCCGTCGTCGCCAAACCGGTCACGCTCGGCCCGGTGGTCGACGGCCTGCGCATCATCCGCTCCGGCCTCGCCCCCAGCGATCGCGTGATCCTCACCGGCACGCAGATGGCGATGCCCGGCGCGCAGGTTGCCCCCAAGCCGGGCAAGATCGCCACGCAGATATCGGCCGCCCCGGTCGCGACGCAGCCGCTCGCCGGAGACGCCACGCTGGCGACGCGCTGA